In Paraburkholderia flava, one genomic interval encodes:
- a CDS encoding intradiol ring-cleavage dioxygenase, with product MQNISEDTITQAVLAAMSETTDERLRTVMTSLIQHLHAFARDVKLTEAEWLQAVLFLTDVGHITDERRQEFVLLSDTLGLSMLVTTQNNRKPPECTEATVLGPFFVEGAPEFENGDDVSNGAVGAPCFVNCRVRGLAGEPVADATIDVWQSDEAGFYDVQGTPNASGAIEPQGRGRLRSLPDGRFHFRSILAEAYPIPYDGPVGRMLTALGRHPWRPAHLHFWIDAAGYEPLITHVFRDGDQYLDSDAVFGVRSTLIADWVRHDPGVAPDGTVMNEPFYTLDYEFVLNPKGGTQ from the coding sequence GTGCAAAACATCAGCGAAGACACCATCACCCAGGCCGTGCTCGCGGCCATGTCGGAGACCACCGACGAACGCTTACGCACCGTCATGACGAGCCTGATCCAGCACCTTCATGCGTTCGCGCGCGACGTCAAACTCACCGAAGCCGAATGGCTGCAGGCGGTGCTCTTTCTCACCGACGTCGGCCACATCACCGACGAGCGGCGCCAGGAATTCGTGTTGCTGTCCGACACGCTCGGACTCTCGATGCTCGTCACCACGCAGAACAATCGCAAGCCTCCTGAATGCACGGAGGCGACCGTGCTCGGTCCGTTCTTCGTCGAAGGGGCGCCCGAGTTCGAGAACGGCGACGACGTGTCGAACGGCGCGGTGGGTGCGCCGTGTTTCGTCAATTGCCGCGTGCGCGGTCTCGCGGGCGAACCGGTCGCCGACGCGACGATCGACGTGTGGCAATCGGACGAAGCGGGCTTCTACGACGTGCAGGGGACACCCAATGCGTCCGGTGCAATCGAGCCTCAAGGACGCGGCCGGTTGCGCTCGCTGCCCGATGGCCGCTTCCACTTTCGCTCGATTCTCGCGGAGGCTTATCCGATTCCTTATGACGGTCCGGTCGGCAGGATGCTCACGGCCCTCGGTCGACATCCGTGGCGGCCGGCGCATCTGCATTTCTGGATCGACGCGGCCGGCTACGAGCCGCTGATTACGCATGTGTTCCGCGACGGCGACCAGTACCTCGATTCCGATGCGGTGTTCGGCGTGCGCTCGACACTGATCGCCGACTGGGTCCGTCACGATCCCGGCGTCGCACCGGACGGCACCGTGATGAACGAGCCGTTCTATACGCTTGACTATGAGTTCGTGTTGAATCCAAAGGGCGGTACGCAATGA
- a CDS encoding Dabb family protein: MIRHLVMWRVQGETADQRLASSLRVKQEFESLRDVVDGLLHIEVGIDRSRVDYACDVALVADFASAQALAAYATHPAHMRVRERLGDLRTARFQVDYEVGDAACAADAAHEIHASEPDDVRA, from the coding sequence ATGATCCGGCACCTCGTGATGTGGCGCGTGCAGGGCGAAACGGCCGATCAACGACTGGCATCGAGCCTGCGTGTGAAGCAGGAGTTCGAGAGCCTGCGTGATGTGGTCGACGGGTTGTTGCATATCGAAGTCGGCATCGATCGCAGTCGCGTCGATTACGCGTGCGACGTTGCACTCGTTGCGGATTTCGCGTCAGCGCAGGCGCTGGCCGCTTATGCGACGCATCCTGCTCATATGCGAGTGCGCGAGCGTCTCGGCGATCTGCGGACCGCGCGGTTTCAGGTGGACTACGAGGTCGGTGATGCCGCATGCGCAGCGGACGCAGCGCATGAAATTCATGCATCGGAGCCCGACGATGTCCGCGCGTGA
- a CDS encoding maleylacetate reductase, whose protein sequence is MSAREFVYTGRAARVVFGRGSLGFLEREVLALGAQRVLVLCGTEQRALGASVVERLGARAAGLFDRATMHVPLELAIQAREIAASLGADCAVAVGGGSAIGLGKAIALESGLPVLAIPTTYAGSEMTPVYGITEGGLKRTGTDPRVLPKTVIYDPDLTATLPLQMSLTSGINAIAHAAEGLYSRDANPVTSLMAEEGIAALARSLPRIVAGINDRDATDARTDALYGAWLCGTVLGSVGMALHHKLCHTLGGSFNLLHAQTHTILLPHALAYNALAAPDAMDRIARALRSDDASSGMYALARDNGAAVALKEIGMQEADLDRAADIACSNPYWNPRPVEREPIRALLQRAFDGDPPTAY, encoded by the coding sequence ATGTCCGCGCGTGAATTCGTCTACACCGGTCGTGCCGCACGCGTCGTGTTCGGTCGCGGCAGTCTCGGGTTTCTCGAACGCGAAGTGCTCGCACTGGGTGCGCAACGCGTGCTGGTGCTGTGCGGGACCGAACAGCGTGCGCTCGGTGCGTCGGTGGTCGAACGACTTGGTGCACGCGCGGCCGGACTCTTCGATCGTGCGACGATGCACGTGCCGCTCGAGCTCGCGATTCAGGCGCGTGAAATTGCGGCGTCGCTCGGGGCCGATTGTGCGGTTGCAGTCGGAGGAGGATCGGCGATCGGGCTCGGCAAGGCGATTGCTTTGGAGTCGGGGCTGCCGGTGCTTGCCATTCCTACCACCTATGCCGGTAGCGAAATGACGCCGGTGTACGGCATCACTGAAGGCGGGCTCAAACGCACGGGCACCGATCCACGTGTGTTGCCGAAGACCGTTATCTACGATCCTGATCTGACCGCAACGCTGCCGCTGCAGATGTCGCTCACCAGCGGCATCAACGCCATCGCGCACGCGGCCGAAGGCCTTTATTCGCGCGACGCAAATCCAGTCACGAGCCTGATGGCGGAAGAGGGTATCGCCGCGCTTGCACGCAGCCTGCCGCGGATCGTCGCGGGCATCAACGATCGCGATGCCACCGATGCAAGAACCGACGCGCTCTACGGCGCATGGCTGTGCGGCACCGTGCTCGGCAGTGTCGGCATGGCGTTGCATCACAAGCTCTGTCATACGCTTGGCGGCAGTTTCAATCTGCTGCATGCGCAGACGCACACGATCCTGCTGCCGCATGCGCTTGCCTATAACGCGCTCGCTGCGCCCGATGCAATGGACAGGATCGCGCGCGCACTGCGTAGCGACGATGCGTCGTCGGGCATGTATGCGCTCGCGCGCGACAACGGCGCCGCCGTCGCGTTGAAAGAGATCGGCATGCAGGAAGCGGACCTCGATCGCGCGGCCGATATCGCATGCAGCAATCCGTACTGGAATCCGCGGCCCGTCGAACGCGAACCGATCCGTGCGCTGCTTCAGCGTGCCTTCGACGGCGATCCGCCGACCGCGTACTGA
- a CDS encoding DoxX family protein: MNLSLHAAAPVEDTLKLRVARTMMSALFLIAGVRKVLTWSATVAYFSTLGLPAAQWIVPLVILLEIGGGIALIAGWRIRELSVILAIYTFLTAFVAHRFWAADPAQFNGQLNNFFKNMAMVGGFLLLIPSRVSGARSTE; the protein is encoded by the coding sequence ATGAATCTCTCCCTGCACGCTGCAGCCCCCGTAGAAGACACGCTGAAACTGCGCGTCGCCCGCACGATGATGTCGGCGCTCTTCCTGATTGCAGGCGTCCGCAAAGTGTTGACGTGGTCGGCGACCGTTGCGTACTTCTCGACGCTCGGTCTGCCCGCCGCGCAGTGGATCGTGCCGCTCGTGATCCTGCTCGAAATCGGCGGAGGCATCGCGCTGATCGCTGGCTGGCGGATTCGCGAGCTGTCCGTGATTCTCGCGATCTATACGTTTCTCACCGCGTTCGTCGCGCATCGCTTCTGGGCTGCTGATCCGGCGCAATTCAACGGGCAGTTGAACAACTTCTTTAAGAACATGGCGATGGTTGGCGGATTTCTGCTGCTGATTCCGTCTCGTGTGAGCGGTGCAAGAAGCACGGAATAA
- a CDS encoding MFS transporter — MTTSDERTVVDIAAVVDTQPIGRFQIATMVLLGLCVVIDGFDVQAMGFVAPSIIHAWGVSRAAMGPVFGASLVGMLVGSLALGPLADRIGRRPVLIGCTFFLALCMFATSFAATLPQLLALRLVTGAGLGGIMGNAIALVSEYSPARRRATLMMWVSCGFTGGAAFGGVVSALLIPLAGWQAVFLFGGAVPFVVAIAMAIWLPESMQFIVARGRGGNDMQRVAHWLRRIAPTLPFDAQTRYRLHEAAPAGSPVRALFSDGRARVTLLSWGVNFMNLLNLFFLANWLPTIVTDVGYSVADAALVGTILQVGGVIGTLAMGPLIDRWGFFRVLTPCYLIAAAAIVGTGQAAPVSLALLLVVVAVAGFGIVGGQPANNSLSATLYPVTLRATGVGWSLGIGRAGSIVGPIVAGSLMELHWSAQQLFYAAAVPALLSSVMLYAMSHDRLFASSRREAETV, encoded by the coding sequence ATGACGACGTCTGACGAAAGAACGGTCGTCGATATCGCGGCGGTCGTCGACACGCAGCCGATCGGCCGCTTCCAGATCGCGACGATGGTGCTGCTCGGTCTGTGCGTCGTGATCGACGGTTTCGATGTGCAGGCGATGGGTTTCGTCGCGCCGTCGATCATTCACGCGTGGGGCGTGTCGCGTGCCGCGATGGGGCCGGTGTTCGGCGCGAGCCTGGTCGGCATGCTGGTCGGGTCGCTCGCGCTCGGGCCGCTGGCGGACCGCATCGGCCGTCGTCCGGTACTGATCGGCTGCACGTTCTTCCTTGCGCTGTGCATGTTCGCGACGTCGTTTGCCGCGACGTTGCCGCAACTGCTCGCGCTGCGTCTCGTCACCGGCGCGGGGCTCGGCGGCATCATGGGCAACGCGATCGCGCTCGTCAGCGAATACAGCCCGGCACGCCGGCGTGCGACGCTGATGATGTGGGTGTCGTGTGGATTCACCGGCGGCGCGGCGTTCGGCGGTGTCGTGTCCGCGCTGCTGATTCCGCTCGCCGGCTGGCAGGCGGTGTTCCTGTTCGGCGGCGCAGTGCCGTTCGTCGTCGCGATTGCGATGGCGATCTGGCTGCCCGAATCGATGCAGTTCATCGTCGCGCGCGGCCGTGGCGGGAACGATATGCAGCGTGTCGCACACTGGTTGCGACGCATCGCCCCCACGTTGCCGTTCGATGCACAGACGCGCTACCGGCTGCACGAAGCCGCGCCCGCAGGCAGCCCGGTCCGCGCGTTGTTCTCCGATGGTCGCGCACGCGTGACGCTGCTGTCGTGGGGCGTCAACTTCATGAATCTGCTGAACCTGTTCTTTCTCGCGAACTGGCTGCCGACGATCGTCACCGACGTCGGCTATAGCGTTGCCGACGCGGCACTGGTCGGGACGATCCTGCAGGTCGGCGGTGTGATCGGCACGCTCGCGATGGGTCCGTTGATCGATCGATGGGGATTCTTCCGTGTACTGACGCCGTGCTATCTGATCGCTGCTGCCGCGATCGTCGGCACCGGACAAGCAGCACCTGTGTCGCTCGCGCTGTTGCTGGTCGTGGTTGCCGTCGCGGGCTTCGGGATCGTCGGCGGACAGCCCGCGAACAACTCGCTGTCGGCTACGCTCTATCCGGTGACGTTGCGTGCGACCGGCGTCGGCTGGAGTTTAGGCATCGGCCGCGCGGGATCGATCGTCGGTCCGATCGTCGCGGGTAGCCTGATGGAATTGCACTGGAGCGCGCAGCAGCTGTTTTATGCGGCGGCTGTGCCTGCATTGCTGTCGTCCGTGATGCTGTATGCGATGTCGCACGACAGACTGTTTGCGTCGTCGCGGCGTGAAGCAGAGACGGTGTAA
- a CDS encoding amidohydrolase family protein: protein MKDKIALEEHFAIDLTIADSEVYARPEVWPTLRSNLLDFEQQRLEKMDEWGTALSILSLNSPAVQAIPDAHQAVTVAKRANDLLAEQIQRHPTRFGGFAALPMQDPHAAALELERCVTELGFHGFLVNGFSQVGDADTVAYYDAPEFTDFWTHAAALNKPFYMHPRDPLASREPIYEGRPWLTGPTWAFAAETSMHALRLLSSGLFDRHPRLQMILGHFGEGLPFNIWRVDHILRKGRRGMPCAREIGDYLRDNVYITTSGNFRTPTLLSTMLEVGSDRIMYSVDYPFEKHEDAAGWFDRCEISELDRRKIGRDNARRLFGLS, encoded by the coding sequence ATGAAAGACAAGATTGCGCTGGAAGAACACTTCGCCATCGATCTGACGATCGCCGATTCCGAGGTCTACGCCCGCCCCGAAGTGTGGCCGACGCTGCGCTCGAACCTGCTCGACTTCGAGCAGCAGCGCCTCGAAAAAATGGACGAATGGGGCACCGCTCTTTCGATCCTGTCGCTGAACTCACCGGCCGTGCAGGCCATTCCGGATGCGCACCAGGCAGTCACGGTTGCAAAACGTGCGAACGATCTGCTCGCCGAACAGATCCAGCGCCACCCTACCCGCTTCGGCGGATTCGCTGCGCTGCCGATGCAGGATCCGCACGCCGCCGCGCTCGAACTGGAACGCTGCGTGACGGAACTGGGCTTTCACGGCTTTCTCGTGAACGGCTTTTCGCAGGTCGGCGATGCCGACACGGTCGCGTACTACGACGCACCCGAGTTCACCGACTTCTGGACCCACGCCGCCGCATTGAACAAACCGTTCTACATGCACCCGCGCGACCCGCTGGCGTCGCGCGAACCGATCTACGAAGGCCGTCCGTGGCTCACCGGACCGACATGGGCATTCGCCGCCGAAACCAGCATGCACGCGCTGCGTCTGCTGTCGAGTGGATTATTCGACCGTCATCCGCGACTGCAGATGATCCTTGGACACTTCGGCGAAGGCCTGCCGTTCAACATCTGGCGCGTCGATCACATCCTGCGTAAGGGTCGCCGCGGCATGCCGTGCGCGCGCGAAATCGGCGACTACCTGCGCGACAACGTGTACATCACGACGAGCGGCAATTTCCGCACGCCGACGCTGCTGTCGACGATGCTCGAAGTCGGCAGCGACCGCATCATGTACTCGGTCGACTATCCGTTCGAGAAGCACGAAGACGCCGCCGGCTGGTTCGATCGCTGCGAGATCAGCGAGCTGGATCGTCGCAAGATCGGTCGCGACAACGCGCGACGTTTATTTGGCCTGTCATGA
- a CDS encoding MarR family winged helix-turn-helix transcriptional regulator — MIKRGDTSITVDHDLEKAVPYLVARTGSRMGGAFAKALKPYGLSLSEWRVCASLGHTPHQRLSELVVRACVDMSTLSRIVDRLIAQKLVSRERSDEDGRAIRLSLTAAGAKLAREIVPLAKHYEDVALGCFTKAEVDVLRKLLNRLYDNAEPLALQT; from the coding sequence ATGATCAAACGCGGCGATACGTCGATCACGGTCGACCACGATCTCGAGAAAGCGGTTCCGTATCTGGTCGCACGCACGGGCAGCCGGATGGGCGGGGCTTTTGCGAAGGCGCTCAAACCGTATGGCCTGAGTCTCAGCGAGTGGCGCGTGTGTGCATCGCTCGGGCACACGCCGCATCAACGGTTGTCCGAACTCGTCGTCCGTGCGTGCGTCGACATGTCGACGCTGTCGCGCATCGTCGACCGGCTGATTGCGCAGAAACTTGTGTCGCGTGAACGTAGCGACGAGGATGGCCGCGCGATCCGACTGTCGTTGACCGCGGCCGGCGCAAAGCTGGCGCGCGAGATCGTGCCGCTCGCGAAGCACTATGAAGACGTCGCGCTCGGCTGCTTTACGAAAGCGGAAGTCGACGTGCTGCGCAAGCTGTTGAACCGTCTGTACGACAACGCCGAACCGCTCGCGCTGCAGACGTGA
- a CDS encoding LacI family DNA-binding transcriptional regulator produces MADVARLAGVSKMTVSRVLTGQRVGAATREQVLRVVAETGYVADASAGALSSGRSSFVVVLVPSLTSSNFADTVRGISDTVEARGMQLLLGYTDYREEREESLVRALLRYAPRGVVLTGGHHTADTHSLLARAGIPVIETWDLPRDPIDRVVGFSNSDAARAMVRHLYERGYRRIGFVSSASKLDLRGIDRRNGYLKEVKATGLAEPRDITHTEWTTDMAHGAAMGHGAAALDQLLERWPDTDAVMCASDIHAFGTIMACHRRGLSVPRDLAVAGFGDFEVSRHCFPSITTVSVDAYGIGRSAGASLLAALDGREQPSRSRREHKAEQTGTTSTEPADMPKVFKIHYEVIARESA; encoded by the coding sequence ATGGCGGATGTCGCGCGGCTGGCGGGGGTGTCGAAGATGACGGTGTCGCGCGTGCTGACGGGGCAGCGGGTCGGTGCCGCAACACGCGAGCAGGTGCTGCGCGTGGTCGCGGAAACCGGCTACGTCGCCGATGCATCGGCGGGCGCGCTGTCGTCGGGGCGATCGAGTTTCGTCGTCGTGCTCGTGCCATCGCTCACCAGTTCCAACTTTGCCGATACCGTACGTGGGATCAGCGACACGGTCGAAGCGCGCGGCATGCAACTGCTGCTCGGCTATACCGACTATCGCGAAGAGCGCGAGGAATCGCTGGTGCGCGCGCTGCTGCGCTACGCACCGCGCGGCGTCGTGCTGACGGGCGGCCATCACACGGCAGACACGCATTCGTTGCTCGCACGCGCGGGCATTCCCGTGATCGAAACGTGGGACCTGCCGCGCGATCCGATCGATCGCGTCGTCGGCTTTTCCAATAGCGATGCCGCGCGCGCGATGGTGCGTCATCTGTACGAACGCGGCTATCGGCGCATTGGCTTCGTCAGCAGCGCGTCGAAGCTGGACCTGCGCGGCATCGACCGGCGTAATGGCTATCTGAAGGAAGTGAAGGCCACCGGGCTCGCAGAGCCACGCGACATCACGCACACCGAGTGGACCACCGACATGGCGCACGGCGCCGCGATGGGTCACGGCGCCGCAGCGCTCGATCAACTGCTCGAACGCTGGCCCGACACCGATGCCGTGATGTGCGCGAGCGACATCCACGCGTTCGGCACGATCATGGCGTGCCATCGACGCGGCTTGTCGGTGCCGCGCGATCTCGCGGTCGCGGGATTCGGCGACTTCGAAGTGTCGCGACATTGCTTCCCGTCGATCACGACGGTATCGGTCGACGCATACGGGATCGGTCGTTCCGCCGGTGCATCGCTGCTCGCCGCACTCGACGGCCGCGAGCAGCCGAGCCGTTCACGCCGCGAGCACAAGGCGGAGCAAACCGGCACGACATCAACCGAACCGGCCGACATGCCGAAGGTCTTCAAGATCCACTACGAGGTGATCGCGCGCGAAAGCGCGTGA
- a CDS encoding IlvD/Edd family dehydratase, whose translation MTDARSPQDRHAEAADAHDTTGTKRLRSRRWFDDPADPGMTALYIERYMNYGITREELQSGKPIIGIAQTGSDLAPCNRHHLQLAQRVRDGIRDAGGIPLEFPVHPIQETGKRPTAALDRNLAYLGLVEILHGYPLDGVVLTTGCDKTTPACLMAAATVNIPSIVLSGGPMLDGWWQGKLAGSGTVIWDARKRLSAGDIDYDQFMDEVSASAPSAGHCNTMGTALSMNSLAEALGMSLPGCAAIPAPHRERGWMAYHTGKRIVEMVGENLRPSDVMTKHAFENAVVAAAALGASSNCPIHMIAIARHMGVEHTLDDWQRLGPDVPLLVDCQPAGRFLGEAFHRAGGVPAVMRELLAAGKLHGDVRTVSGRTLAEDLAPVQAPDREVIRAYDSPLKEAAGYVVLSGNLFDSAVMKISVIDPAFRKRFLSDPAHPNVFEGKVVVFEGPEDYHARIEDPALGIDERSVLVIRNCGPVGFPGGAEVVNMQPPAALLKRGIDVLPTLGDGRQSGTSASPSILNVSPEAAVGGNLALLRTGDAIRIDLNARKVDVLIPDAEMAQRRADYRPPKLDHKTPWEEISRSMVGQHGSGACLEPATLYLNILETRGESRHNH comes from the coding sequence ATGACCGACGCCCGCTCCCCACAAGACCGTCACGCCGAAGCAGCGGACGCGCACGACACGACCGGCACGAAACGCCTGCGCAGCCGCCGCTGGTTCGACGACCCCGCCGACCCGGGCATGACCGCGCTGTATATCGAGCGCTACATGAACTACGGCATCACGCGCGAAGAACTGCAATCGGGCAAACCGATCATCGGCATCGCGCAGACCGGCTCCGATCTCGCGCCGTGCAACCGCCATCATCTGCAGCTCGCGCAGCGCGTGCGCGACGGCATCCGCGACGCCGGCGGCATTCCGCTCGAATTCCCGGTGCATCCGATCCAGGAGACCGGCAAGCGCCCCACCGCCGCGCTCGACCGCAATCTCGCGTACCTCGGCCTCGTCGAGATCCTGCACGGCTATCCGCTCGACGGCGTCGTGCTCACGACCGGCTGCGACAAGACGACGCCTGCCTGTCTGATGGCGGCGGCAACCGTCAACATTCCGTCGATCGTGCTGTCCGGCGGACCGATGCTCGACGGCTGGTGGCAAGGCAAGCTCGCCGGTTCCGGCACGGTGATCTGGGATGCGCGCAAGCGGTTGTCCGCCGGCGACATCGACTACGACCAGTTCATGGACGAAGTGTCGGCGTCGGCACCGTCGGCGGGTCACTGCAACACGATGGGCACCGCGCTGTCGATGAACTCGCTCGCCGAAGCGCTCGGCATGTCGCTGCCCGGCTGCGCGGCGATTCCGGCGCCGCATCGCGAGCGCGGCTGGATGGCGTATCACACGGGCAAACGTATCGTCGAAATGGTCGGGGAAAATCTGCGTCCGTCCGACGTGATGACGAAACACGCTTTCGAAAACGCGGTGGTTGCCGCAGCCGCGCTCGGCGCGTCGTCGAACTGTCCGATCCATATGATCGCGATCGCGCGGCACATGGGCGTCGAACACACACTCGACGACTGGCAGCGTCTCGGTCCGGATGTGCCGCTGCTGGTCGACTGCCAGCCGGCCGGACGTTTTCTCGGCGAAGCGTTTCATCGCGCGGGCGGCGTGCCCGCCGTGATGCGCGAACTGCTCGCGGCCGGCAAACTGCACGGCGACGTGCGCACGGTCAGCGGTCGCACGCTTGCCGAAGATCTCGCTCCCGTGCAGGCGCCGGACCGCGAAGTGATCCGCGCGTATGACTCGCCGCTGAAAGAAGCGGCCGGCTACGTGGTGCTGTCGGGCAATCTGTTCGACAGCGCGGTGATGAAGATCAGCGTGATCGACCCGGCGTTCCGTAAGCGCTTTCTGTCGGACCCCGCGCATCCGAACGTATTCGAAGGAAAGGTCGTCGTGTTCGAAGGACCGGAGGACTATCACGCGCGGATCGAAGACCCGGCGCTGGGTATCGACGAGCGTTCGGTGCTCGTGATCCGCAACTGCGGTCCGGTGGGTTTTCCGGGCGGCGCCGAAGTCGTGAACATGCAGCCGCCTGCCGCGCTGCTCAAGCGCGGCATCGACGTGCTGCCGACACTCGGCGATGGACGGCAAAGCGGCACGTCGGCGAGTCCGTCGATCCTGAACGTGTCGCCCGAGGCGGCGGTCGGCGGCAATCTTGCGCTGCTGCGCACCGGCGACGCGATCCGTATCGATCTGAACGCGCGCAAGGTCGACGTGCTAATTCCCGATGCCGAGATGGCGCAGCGGCGCGCGGACTACCGGCCGCCTAAGCTTGACCACAAAACGCCGTGGGAAGAAATCTCTCGCAGCATGGTCGGGCAGCACGGCAGCGGCGCGTGCCTCGAGCCCGCGACGCTGTATCTGAACATTCTGGAAACGCGCGGCGAGTCGCGGCACAACCACTGA
- a CDS encoding 2-hydroxyacid dehydrogenase yields the protein MHKADLLVVARYPDADMAELERHYTLHVLQGAANPDALLAEVGPRIRALATNGEAGASRQLIDALPNLEAIVSYGVGVDAIDLEHATRRGIRVTYTPDVLTEDVADLGMGLLLAIAREIPQNDAAVRAGEWGKRTLPLATRLFGKRLGILGLGRVGRALAKRAEAFDLSIAYHDRNRIEGVRYAYHDSAVELARHVDFFAICAAADRNNRGSIGREVFDALGPQGILVNIARGSIVDEPVLLDYLATQRIRGAALDVFWNEPSIDARFATLPNVVLQPHRASATVETRAAMAKLVRDNLEAFFAGTPLVTEYPLPAKTI from the coding sequence ATGCACAAGGCGGATTTACTGGTAGTCGCGCGATATCCCGACGCCGACATGGCCGAGCTGGAGCGGCACTACACGCTGCATGTGCTGCAAGGCGCAGCGAACCCGGACGCGCTTCTTGCCGAGGTCGGCCCGCGCATCCGTGCGCTCGCGACGAACGGCGAAGCCGGTGCGAGCCGGCAGTTGATCGATGCGCTGCCGAACCTCGAAGCGATCGTGTCGTATGGCGTCGGCGTCGATGCGATCGATCTCGAACACGCGACACGTCGCGGCATCCGCGTGACGTATACGCCGGACGTGCTGACCGAAGACGTCGCCGATCTGGGCATGGGTCTGCTGCTCGCGATCGCCCGTGAGATTCCGCAGAACGACGCCGCCGTCCGCGCAGGCGAATGGGGCAAGCGCACGCTGCCGCTCGCGACGCGACTGTTCGGCAAACGGCTCGGCATCCTCGGGCTCGGACGCGTCGGACGCGCGCTCGCGAAACGCGCGGAAGCGTTCGACCTGTCGATCGCGTATCACGATCGTAACCGGATCGAAGGCGTGCGCTACGCGTACCACGACAGCGCAGTCGAACTCGCGCGACACGTGGATTTCTTCGCAATCTGCGCAGCAGCCGACAGGAACAATCGCGGATCGATCGGGCGCGAGGTGTTCGATGCGCTCGGACCGCAAGGCATTCTCGTCAACATCGCGCGCGGCAGCATCGTCGACGAGCCGGTGCTGCTCGACTATCTTGCGACGCAGCGTATCCGTGGCGCCGCACTCGACGTATTCTGGAACGAACCGTCGATCGACGCCCGCTTCGCGACGCTGCCCAACGTCGTGCTGCAACCGCATCGTGCGAGCGCGACGGTCGAGACGCGTGCGGCGATGGCAAAACTGGTGCGCGACAATCTGGAAGCGTTTTTCGCGGGCACACCGCTCGTGACCGAATACCCTCTGCCAGCGAAGACCATCTGA
- a CDS encoding NAD(P)-dependent oxidoreductase codes for MAFLGIGLMGERQARVLLRAGFSVTVWNRNREKAERLVPDGARVADDPSAALADADIVITMLADGPAVHDVLFARGAAKAMRVGTVVVDMSSIRPDEAREHARLLAQSGIAHLDAPVSGGVSGAERGMLAIMCGGDEDTFERVVPVLRAMGRPVRVGPSGAGQLAKLANQVIVGATIGAVAEAMALVERGGGDAGRLVDALSGGYADGTVLRLHGRRMAERDFTVAGRTTTQIKDLDNALHAAREMHDGTSGLPRMPYTELTKDLFEALLAAHGEIDHSGVLLEFVEHERNR; via the coding sequence GTGGCATTTCTCGGAATCGGCCTGATGGGCGAGCGGCAGGCGCGCGTGCTGCTGCGCGCGGGCTTTTCGGTGACGGTGTGGAACCGGAATCGCGAGAAAGCCGAGCGGCTCGTGCCGGATGGCGCACGCGTCGCGGACGATCCGTCGGCCGCGCTCGCCGATGCCGACATCGTGATCACGATGCTCGCCGACGGTCCTGCCGTTCACGATGTGCTGTTCGCGCGCGGCGCTGCAAAGGCGATGCGTGTGGGCACGGTTGTCGTCGATATGAGTTCGATCCGTCCGGACGAAGCGCGTGAGCATGCCCGTCTGCTCGCGCAGAGCGGTATCGCGCATCTCGATGCGCCGGTGTCGGGTGGCGTCAGCGGCGCCGAGCGCGGCATGCTCGCGATCATGTGCGGCGGCGACGAAGACACGTTCGAACGCGTCGTGCCGGTGCTTCGTGCGATGGGGCGTCCGGTGCGCGTGGGACCGAGCGGCGCGGGACAACTTGCGAAGCTGGCAAATCAGGTGATCGTCGGTGCGACGATCGGCGCGGTCGCCGAGGCGATGGCGCTGGTGGAGCGCGGCGGCGGTGATGCCGGGCGGCTCGTCGATGCGCTTTCCGGCGGTTACGCGGACGGTACGGTCCTGCGCCTGCACGGACGCCGGATGGCCGAACGCGATTTCACGGTAGCCGGCCGCACGACCACGCAGATCAAGGATCTCGACAACGCGCTGCATGCCGCGCGCGAAATGCATGACGGTACGTCAGGTTTGCCGCGCATGCCTTATACCGAACTCACCAAAGATCTCTTCGAAGCGCTGCTCGCCGCGCACGGAGAGATCGACCACAGCGGTGTACTTCTCGAATTCGTAGAGCACGAACGCAATCGCTAG